The candidate division WOR-3 bacterium genome window below encodes:
- a CDS encoding homoserine kinase, protein MKAITVRAPSTIANLGPGFDIFAMALEHPYIELTMQLTDTNSVAFKLDGCREDIPGEPEKNCAGLAVIELLKRIDSKTGVLIEPRQTISVGAGLGSSGACASASVYALNKLLQLNLHSNQMIEIASQGEVASGSVAHADNVAGAMLGGFVIVKNYNPIDVIRIDVPEVPIVIGVMRKTQRTTRTYIPKSMDLTLVKEQLSLCSLVVHAIMKGDIEELGKAINNDHISEPVRSQSIPGYKGIKKKLLENGAFGCNVSGGGLSIFAICEQRRTKDIADIMKKAFAHENIDSEIIVTRASNDGIREVASE, encoded by the coding sequence TTGAAGGCAATAACCGTTCGTGCGCCCAGCACGATTGCGAATCTTGGTCCGGGTTTTGATATCTTTGCTATGGCTCTGGAACATCCGTATATCGAACTAACCATGCAGTTGACCGATACAAATTCGGTTGCCTTTAAGCTTGACGGGTGTCGTGAGGACATTCCGGGAGAGCCCGAAAAGAATTGCGCCGGGTTGGCGGTTATTGAATTGCTTAAGAGAATAGACAGCAAAACGGGCGTGCTCATCGAGCCGCGGCAGACGATCAGCGTTGGCGCGGGCTTGGGGTCATCCGGTGCATGTGCGTCTGCATCGGTTTACGCATTGAACAAGCTTCTCCAACTAAATCTCCATAGTAATCAAATGATCGAAATCGCCAGTCAGGGAGAGGTTGCGTCTGGCAGCGTAGCCCATGCTGATAATGTTGCGGGTGCAATGCTGGGTGGATTTGTGATCGTCAAGAATTACAACCCGATCGATGTCATAAGGATAGATGTACCAGAGGTGCCGATAGTGATAGGTGTGATGAGGAAAACACAGCGTACCACAAGAACCTATATCCCGAAGAGCATGGATCTCACTCTGGTCAAGGAACAGCTGTCTTTGTGTTCACTCGTTGTTCACGCCATCATGAAGGGGGATATTGAGGAACTGGGTAAAGCGATCAACAATGACCATATTTCTGAGCCGGTTCGCTCGCAGTCGATCCCCGGATACAAAGGTATTAAGAAGAAGTTGCTCGAAAACGGTGCTTTCGGCTGTAATGTGAGTGGAGGCGGGTTGTCGATATTTGCCATCTGTGAACAGAGGCGGACCAAGGATATTGCTGATATAATGAAGAAGGCGTTTGCACATGAGAACATTGACAGTGAGATAATCGTCACCAGAGCAAGTAATGATGGAATAAGGGAAGTCGCCAGTGAATAG
- a CDS encoding homoserine dehydrogenase, with amino-acid sequence MSYNLAFIGFGVVGQGLAQLLDEKRDYLKDSFGLEYKVTAISDPVKGSVYQEGGLDLKKILAQVDKEGNINGYDQGVKGWDSLKTINDTNADVIVEVSPTNIENGEPGISHIRAALGEKKNVITTNKGPVALFYRELSQLAKKNGVVLKFEGTVLSGTPAINLSLEALAGADVREIKGIMNGTTNYMLTKMAEGQSYEEVLKEAQRLGYAETKPDADVKGWDAQAKIVILANVVMGGMLTPGDVPTEGITQITLDDIENARKDGKKYKLIGHAWKEGGKVMARVSPQLVGAEDFLYHVNGVINALTFDTDVLGKVTVVGPGAGKKETGFSLLVDFLNMHCTRAK; translated from the coding sequence ATGAGTTATAATCTGGCATTCATAGGTTTCGGGGTCGTCGGGCAGGGGCTTGCACAGCTGCTCGATGAGAAACGGGACTATCTTAAAGACAGTTTCGGATTGGAGTACAAGGTAACGGCTATTTCTGACCCGGTCAAAGGGTCGGTCTATCAGGAGGGAGGTCTCGATCTGAAAAAGATCTTGGCTCAGGTCGACAAAGAAGGTAACATAAATGGATATGACCAGGGTGTCAAAGGTTGGGACAGTCTGAAAACGATCAACGACACCAATGCGGATGTGATCGTTGAGGTGAGTCCAACAAATATTGAAAATGGAGAACCGGGTATTTCTCATATACGTGCTGCCCTCGGGGAAAAGAAAAATGTTATTACCACCAACAAAGGGCCTGTAGCACTATTTTATAGGGAACTTTCCCAACTTGCGAAGAAAAATGGGGTGGTATTGAAGTTTGAAGGGACAGTACTGAGCGGAACGCCGGCCATCAATCTATCGCTCGAAGCACTTGCCGGTGCTGATGTACGCGAGATCAAGGGCATAATGAACGGCACGACTAACTACATGTTAACCAAGATGGCCGAGGGGCAGAGTTATGAAGAGGTTCTCAAGGAGGCGCAGAGGCTCGGTTATGCAGAGACAAAACCCGATGCAGATGTCAAGGGATGGGATGCACAGGCGAAAATTGTCATTCTCGCAAATGTAGTAATGGGTGGTATGCTGACCCCCGGGGATGTTCCAACTGAAGGAATAACTCAAATAACTCTCGATGATATCGAAAACGCGCGTAAGGATGGCAAGAAATACAAGTTGATCGGTCACGCGTGGAAAGAGGGCGGCAAGGTGATGGCCAGGGTTTCACCTCAATTGGTCGGTGCCGAGGATTTTCTGTATCATGTAAACGGGGTGATCAATGCGTTGACCTTTGATACCGATGTGTTGGGCAAGGTGACGGTTGTCGGCCCTGGCGCGGGCAAGAAGGAAACCGGTTTCTCGCTGCTCGTTGATTTTCTTAATATGCACTGTACTCGCGCTAAATGA